In a genomic window of Lepisosteus oculatus isolate fLepOcu1 chromosome 3, fLepOcu1.hap2, whole genome shotgun sequence:
- the LOC102698935 gene encoding sphingosine 1-phosphate receptor 3, whose product MPSPLLPPAAAMEMNSEYRNEILVQHYNYVGKLENREERTEGMGSTSIAFLVICSFIVLENLMVLIAIWKNHRFHNRMYFFIGNLALCDLLAGVAYITNILMSGKKTLSLSLTVWFVREGSMFVALGASTLSLLAIAIERHMTMIKMRPYDANKKYRVFLLIGACWLIAISLGALPILGWNCTDNLPDCSTVLPLYSKKYVAFCIIIFMALLVAIAILYARIYTLVKSSSQKVTKHSNSERSMALLRTVIIVVGVFIACWTPLFVLLLIDVACEHKQCSILYKADWFIAVAVLNSAMNPIIYTLASKEMRRAFFRLVCGCLIRSKAAKNLPIQPTPDNSRSKSSSSHCQRIPDGESPEITVGPSMTKPHPSQNGNEC is encoded by the coding sequence ATGCCTTCTCCCCTACTGCCCCCTGCTGCAGCTATGGAGATGAATTCAGAATACAGGAACGAAATTCTTGTTCAGCATTATAACTACGTAGGGAAGCTTGAAAACCGTGAGGAGAGAACTGAAGGAATGGGCTCAACAAGCATTGCTTTCCTGGTAATATGCAGTTTCATAGTCCTGGAGAATCTAATGGTGTTAATTGCAATATGGAAAAACCACAGGTTCCACAACCGCATGTACTTCTTCATTGGCAATCTAGCACTTTGTGATCTACTGGCTGGAGTTGCCTACATAACTAACATACTCATGTCCGGAAAAAAGACGCTTAGTCTATCTTTAACGGTGTGGTTTGTGCGGGAAGGAAGCATGTTTGTGGCACTGGGGGCTTCCACGTTAAGTTTACTGGCCATTGCCATTGAAAGGCACATGACCATGATTAAAATGAGGCCTTATGATGCCAATAAGAAATACAGAGTGTTTCTCCTGATTGGTGCCTGTTGGCTGATTGCCATTTCATTGGGTGCCTTGCCTATCCTTGGCTGGAACTGCACTGACAACCTGCCTGATTGTTCCACCGTCTTACCTCTTTATAGCAAGAAATACGTCGCTTTCTGCATCATCATCTTCATGGCACTTTTGGTTGCCATTGCTATACTATACGCCCGCATTTACACTTTGGTCAAATCTAGCAGTCAGAAAGTCACTAAGCACAGCAATTCGGAACGGTCTATGGCCCTGTTGCGAACAGTTATCATTGTTGTTGGAGTCTTCATTGCCTGCTGGACTCCGCTGTTTGTTCTGCTGCTGATTGATGTTGCTTGTGAGCATAAGCAGTGCTCCATATTGTACAAAGCCGACTGGTTTATTGCTGTGGCCGTGCTGAATTCAGCCATGAATCCCATCATCTACACACTGGCAAGTAAGGAAATGCGGCGTGCTTTCTTCCGCTTGGTGTGTGGCTGCCTAATTCGAAGCAAAGCAGCCAAGAACCTCCCCATACAGCCCACGCCTGACAACAGCAGGAGCAAGTCCAGCAGCAGCCATTGCCAAAGGATACCAGATGGGGAAAGTCCTGAAATTACTGTGGGACCTTCGATGACAAAACCCCACCCTTCACAAAATGGTAATGAATGCTGA